A genome region from Vicinamibacterales bacterium includes the following:
- a CDS encoding helix-turn-helix domain-containing protein, whose amino-acid sequence MNAGVTTPEGAGPPLGRCFLAALCRLRRRQEDITTYPERTTMAGVDDKLRLLAAYLRLAAALYIDFSRAHVTNALSVSGNRMDEAAKLLGLSRKGLYLKRERLGLLETSRSQPDAG is encoded by the coding sequence ATGAACGCCGGCGTGACCACACCCGAGGGTGCCGGCCCGCCGCTCGGTCGCTGCTTCCTCGCCGCGCTCTGCCGCCTCCGCCGCCGCCAGGAGGACATCACCACCTACCCGGAGCGCACGACGATGGCCGGCGTGGACGACAAGCTCCGACTGCTCGCCGCGTACCTGCGCCTGGCCGCCGCGCTGTACATCGATTTCTCGCGCGCCCACGTCACAAACGCGCTCTCGGTCTCCGGCAACCGGATGGACGAAGCCGCGAAACTCCTGGGCCTGTCGCGCAAGGGCCTCTACCTCAAACGCGAGAGGCTCGGACTCCTGGAGACAAGTCGCTCCCAGCCCGACGCCGGCTGA
- a CDS encoding DUF2911 domain-containing protein — protein sequence MKRILFATSAALALAGAVALAQQAAAPAPAPAPMPASPRGTAATQVGGKWVVEKPGTEPRYREGKWIVVDYGRPILRGRADIFGTAADYGKKVNAGAPVWRAGANQTTRIKTEVPIVLAGKTVAAGEYSLFVELKPGAWTLVLSTQGFQRKYDPANKTETWGAENYDPKFDVVRVPMKTTTGAQSVDQFTIGFTDMTPQGGTLSMSWEKTAAAVAFTVGS from the coding sequence ATGAAGAGGATCCTGTTCGCGACATCGGCGGCGCTCGCCCTCGCGGGGGCGGTTGCTCTCGCCCAGCAAGCCGCCGCACCCGCGCCCGCGCCGGCGCCCATGCCGGCCAGCCCCCGCGGCACGGCCGCCACGCAGGTCGGCGGCAAGTGGGTGGTCGAGAAGCCCGGCACCGAGCCGCGGTATCGCGAGGGCAAGTGGATCGTGGTGGACTACGGCCGGCCGATCCTGCGCGGCCGCGCGGACATCTTCGGCACGGCGGCCGACTACGGCAAGAAGGTGAATGCCGGCGCGCCGGTCTGGCGTGCGGGCGCGAACCAGACGACGCGCATCAAGACCGAGGTGCCGATCGTCCTTGCCGGCAAGACCGTGGCGGCGGGCGAGTACAGCCTGTTCGTCGAGTTGAAACCGGGCGCCTGGACGCTCGTCCTCTCGACGCAGGGATTCCAGCGGAAGTACGACCCCGCCAACAAGACCGAGACCTGGGGAGCGGAGAACTACGATCCCAAGTTCGACGTCGTCCGCGTGCCGATGAAGACGACGACCGGCGCGCAGAGCGTCGATCAGTTCACCATCGGCTTCACCGACATGACGCCGCAGGGCGGCACGCTGTCGATGTCGTGGGAGAAGACCGCGGCGGCCGTGGCGTTCACCGTCGGGTCGTAG
- a CDS encoding sigma factor-like helix-turn-helix DNA-binding protein, translating into MARYPRPGRRIAPGSLAEYLTEPVPAAVLGTAGPSLLLKDLDGSVWDTLGTAVCRRAAREVVAAVNRRIGVVGSLRIVELPDWLEWDDLDLGVRAYNALTSRRNLARPTCLCGWRLTELMDTWAFGPKSLVDLLTALEDATGLVSVVAREQHNGAPVGGEAQTTDTPQTSAGPGTEDHLRTRLPLRDGRLWGIPERLQWEDLDISVRIDNALVMGRRMSQPAALNGMSLNDLMGTKNFGRTSLRNLLAALETATGRSCLAGGSEPLHNSTEERLPQGHVGLTVDAEADRRAKRRSLDVAVEFMRLEQVLGPEVIRARDPRFGSYLRAAAPGCSDTSMLLALDPSTLVMEAGYEGRLKALSGLRSVVEGARRLPLLSELEAIVMSFSTATHGKIILRFWGWDGRGGTTLQQVADEYGISRERVRQVASRARGRLGAGGRLFAPVAARALETAQGMAPTTASTLASALAGEALIPFDSELQFLGELAEALGRSAVIRFDVPSGCFVSTKAGEGSVREVSREASRLARKYGTACVEDVYDALRSQLPEPPHPEGVSRFLRTRSDLLWLDNDHRWFCKREIDGNPVLRRVHKVVAVAGRVRLSELRGGVARDYRLRTAVPPKAILLKLCSLDPCLKIEAEVVAGREGAVLHPLLSPTERNLWRVLLDNGSVMEHAQLERAWISNGFGRPSLQAALTYSPVVVRYAPQVYGLRGVPIPPGAVESVQLRRNTRKSRYVLDSGWTANGVRLVYRLSEASVSNGIVGIPASFARSLERDFRLTRLGNPVGTLRCRGAQGWGLGPLFRRVGAEAGDTLTLEFDLQKSEAQASLATEGPDGGEGLLSASAPVPGGDTL; encoded by the coding sequence ATGGCAAGGTACCCCCGGCCCGGGAGGCGGATCGCGCCAGGCTCGCTCGCGGAGTACCTGACCGAGCCTGTTCCGGCGGCAGTGTTAGGCACAGCCGGTCCCTCTCTGCTGCTGAAGGACCTTGACGGATCGGTTTGGGACACGCTCGGTACTGCGGTCTGCCGACGCGCCGCGCGTGAGGTCGTCGCAGCCGTAAACCGTAGGATCGGGGTAGTTGGGAGCCTGCGGATTGTCGAACTTCCAGACTGGCTGGAATGGGACGACCTCGACCTGGGCGTCCGGGCGTACAACGCGCTCACATCACGTCGAAACCTGGCACGGCCAACGTGTCTTTGCGGTTGGCGGCTGACCGAACTAATGGACACGTGGGCCTTCGGGCCGAAGTCCCTCGTCGACCTTCTGACGGCCCTCGAAGACGCCACCGGGCTTGTGAGCGTCGTGGCACGGGAACAACATAACGGGGCTCCGGTGGGCGGAGAGGCACAGACGACCGACACACCTCAAACCAGTGCCGGCCCAGGCACAGAAGACCACCTGCGAACACGCTTGCCGTTGCGTGACGGCCGACTATGGGGAATTCCCGAGCGGCTTCAGTGGGAAGATCTCGACATCAGCGTCCGAATCGACAATGCACTGGTCATGGGTCGTAGGATGTCTCAGCCGGCGGCGCTGAATGGAATGTCCCTCAACGACCTGATGGGAACGAAGAACTTCGGCAGAACGTCGCTGCGCAATCTATTGGCGGCGCTGGAGACGGCGACCGGCCGGTCTTGCCTCGCAGGTGGGAGTGAACCGCTCCACAACTCGACCGAGGAACGACTCCCTCAGGGGCACGTCGGCCTCACTGTCGATGCGGAGGCCGACCGGCGCGCGAAACGGAGGAGCCTCGACGTGGCAGTCGAGTTCATGAGGCTCGAGCAGGTGCTCGGGCCAGAGGTGATCCGCGCGAGAGATCCCCGCTTCGGTTCATACTTGCGCGCGGCCGCACCCGGATGTTCGGACACGTCGATGTTGCTGGCGCTCGATCCCTCAACACTGGTGATGGAGGCTGGATACGAAGGAAGGCTGAAGGCGTTGAGCGGCCTTCGATCGGTAGTTGAAGGCGCCCGAAGGCTGCCTCTGCTCTCCGAGCTCGAGGCCATCGTCATGTCGTTCTCCACAGCGACTCACGGCAAGATCATCCTGCGGTTCTGGGGATGGGACGGGCGTGGCGGGACGACATTGCAGCAGGTCGCCGATGAGTACGGCATCAGTAGAGAGCGAGTCCGTCAGGTTGCCAGCAGAGCGAGAGGGCGCCTCGGAGCGGGAGGGCGGCTCTTTGCACCAGTCGCAGCCCGTGCTCTCGAGACCGCGCAGGGCATGGCGCCGACGACCGCGTCGACGTTGGCCAGCGCCCTAGCGGGCGAAGCGCTGATCCCATTCGATTCCGAGCTTCAGTTCCTCGGAGAACTGGCGGAGGCCCTCGGTCGGTCGGCTGTGATTCGGTTCGACGTTCCGTCAGGATGCTTCGTTTCGACGAAGGCTGGCGAGGGATCCGTACGCGAGGTGTCTCGGGAGGCTTCCCGCCTCGCCCGCAAGTACGGGACCGCCTGTGTGGAGGACGTGTACGACGCCTTGCGATCGCAACTCCCTGAGCCACCGCACCCTGAAGGCGTTTCCCGGTTTCTCCGCACGAGGTCTGATTTGCTCTGGCTGGACAATGATCATCGCTGGTTCTGCAAACGGGAGATCGATGGAAACCCAGTTCTCCGGCGGGTGCACAAGGTCGTAGCCGTGGCGGGACGCGTGCGGTTGTCCGAGCTCCGTGGCGGTGTGGCTAGAGACTACCGCCTCAGGACAGCCGTGCCGCCGAAGGCGATCCTACTCAAGCTGTGCAGCCTTGATCCATGTCTCAAAATCGAGGCAGAGGTTGTGGCGGGGCGGGAAGGGGCCGTGTTGCATCCCCTCCTGTCCCCCACAGAAAGGAATCTGTGGCGCGTGCTTCTCGACAATGGATCGGTAATGGAGCACGCACAACTCGAGCGCGCGTGGATCAGCAACGGTTTCGGCCGCCCGAGTCTGCAGGCGGCGCTGACGTACTCTCCCGTCGTAGTTCGGTACGCCCCGCAGGTTTATGGACTTCGAGGAGTTCCCATTCCACCAGGCGCGGTTGAGTCAGTTCAGCTACGTCGGAACACTCGGAAATCCCGGTACGTGTTGGATTCTGGCTGGACCGCAAATGGCGTACGGCTGGTATATCGCCTCTCTGAAGCCTCCGTGTCGAACGGGATTGTGGGGATCCCCGCGTCCTTCGCGCGATCTCTCGAGCGCGACTTTCGCCTAACTCGCCTCGGGAATCCAGTCGGCACCCTACGCTGCCGTGGCGCCCAAGGATGGGGCCTCGGCCCCCTGTTTCGGAGAGTGGGGGCCGAGGCCGGGGACACGCTCACGCTCGAGTTCGACCTGCAGAAGTCAGAGGCACAGGCATCTCTGGCGACCGAAGGTCCGGACGGGGGAGAAGGGCTCTTGAGTGCCTCGGCTCCGGTCCCTGGCGGAGACACGCTGTAG
- a CDS encoding FAD-binding oxidoreductase, whose product MLDQAQVDDLRSHLRGEVIARGEAGYDAARRVYNAMIDRYPAVVARCADVADVREAVRFGREHDLLVAVRGGGHNGGGLGTCDGGIVIDLSRMRGVRVDPEARTVRVDGGCTWGDVDHATHAFGMAAPAGIISTTGVAGLTLGGGIGHLTRRCGLTIDNLLEADVVLADGRIVTASAARNDDLYWAIRGGGGNFGVVTSFLFRLHEVAIVTAGPMVWPMEQAAEVMQFYREFIVKAPEELNGFLALMTVPPAPPFPAELHMKKMCAIVWCHSGPAAKVEDALRPVRAFSRPAFEFLGQMPYPRVQSMFDGLYPPGLQWYWKADFVTTLGDKAIAAHVEHGANLPTMHSTMHLYPIDGAAHRVSRTATPFAYRDANWAEVIVGVDPSPANRDRIVSWARAYWDATHPFGAGGAYVNFMMEEDQDRVRASYGENYDRLVRIKAKYDPANFFRVNQNIRPAAAHAAGA is encoded by the coding sequence ATGCTGGACCAGGCACAGGTCGACGACCTCAGATCGCACCTCCGGGGCGAGGTCATCGCCCGCGGCGAGGCGGGATACGACGCGGCGCGCCGCGTGTACAACGCCATGATCGACCGCTATCCCGCGGTCGTCGCACGGTGCGCGGATGTCGCGGACGTCAGAGAAGCCGTCCGCTTCGGCCGCGAGCACGACCTGCTCGTGGCCGTCAGGGGCGGCGGGCACAACGGCGGCGGCCTTGGCACGTGTGACGGCGGCATCGTCATCGACCTGTCACGGATGCGCGGCGTGCGGGTCGATCCCGAGGCCCGCACGGTCCGCGTGGACGGCGGCTGCACCTGGGGTGACGTGGACCACGCCACGCACGCCTTCGGGATGGCCGCTCCGGCCGGGATCATCTCCACCACCGGCGTGGCGGGCCTCACGCTCGGCGGCGGCATCGGCCACCTCACCAGGCGGTGCGGCCTCACCATCGACAACCTGCTCGAGGCCGACGTGGTGCTGGCCGACGGCCGCATCGTCACGGCGAGCGCCGCCAGGAACGACGATCTCTACTGGGCCATCCGCGGCGGGGGCGGCAACTTCGGCGTCGTGACGTCGTTCCTGTTCCGCCTGCACGAGGTCGCGATCGTCACGGCGGGCCCGATGGTCTGGCCGATGGAACAGGCCGCCGAAGTGATGCAGTTCTACCGCGAGTTCATCGTCAAGGCCCCGGAGGAACTGAACGGGTTCCTCGCCTTGATGACCGTCCCGCCCGCGCCGCCCTTCCCGGCCGAGCTGCACATGAAGAAGATGTGCGCCATCGTCTGGTGCCACTCCGGGCCCGCGGCGAAGGTGGAGGACGCGCTGCGTCCCGTCCGCGCGTTCTCGCGGCCGGCGTTCGAGTTCCTGGGGCAGATGCCGTACCCGAGGGTCCAGAGCATGTTCGACGGCCTGTATCCGCCGGGGCTCCAGTGGTACTGGAAGGCCGACTTCGTCACGACACTCGGCGACAAGGCGATTGCCGCGCACGTCGAGCACGGGGCCAACCTTCCGACGATGCACTCGACGATGCACCTGTATCCGATTGACGGGGCGGCGCACCGCGTGAGCCGCACGGCGACGCCGTTCGCCTACCGCGACGCGAACTGGGCGGAGGTGATCGTCGGCGTGGATCCGAGCCCGGCGAACCGCGATCGGATCGTGTCGTGGGCGAGGGCGTACTGGGACGCGACGCATCCGTTCGGCGCCGGGGGCGCGTACGTGAACTTCATGATGGAGGAGGACCAGGACCGGGTGCGCGCGTCGTATGGCGAGAACTACGACCGCCTGGTGCGGATCAAGGCGAAGTACGACCCGGCGAACTTCTTCAGGGTGAACCAGAACATCAGGCCGGCGGCCGCGCACGCGGCGGGGGCGTGA
- a CDS encoding sigma 54-interacting transcriptional regulator, which yields MVAHPVPSLWLDLWLSVWKRTGKGAEPRRRSVPARVQSSVPNVAGLATSANESGEFGQGASYCRPPFNCTAIPREMIDSRLFGYRRGAFTGAVSDFPGVIRAAAGGTLFLDEIGELGLDVQPKLLRFLESGEIQPIGDARPQHVDVRVIASTNRDLSQLVASGGFREDLFYRLNVMTFHIPPLRERREEIPQLAEHFLRQAAADFGKGSLRLAQETVECLLLYSWPGNVRQVANEMRRLAALADPDTLLLPEHLDPAITAGPRPVVAAAKRALTPAELVVRLDQPHAAVIDLVERAHITHALSASGNRIDDAAKMLGLSRKGLYLKRERLGLLEASRAEPDAR from the coding sequence GTGGTCGCCCACCCAGTCCCGTCGTTGTGGCTGGATTTGTGGCTCTCGGTGTGGAAGAGGACCGGGAAGGGTGCGGAACCGCGTCGGCGGAGCGTGCCGGCTCGTGTCCAGTCCAGCGTGCCAAATGTGGCCGGTTTAGCCACCTCTGCTAACGAATCTGGCGAGTTTGGACAGGGCGCGAGCTACTGTCGCCCGCCATTCAACTGCACGGCGATTCCGCGCGAAATGATCGATAGCCGACTCTTTGGCTACCGTCGCGGAGCCTTCACCGGCGCAGTGTCCGATTTTCCCGGCGTCATCCGCGCGGCCGCTGGCGGCACGCTGTTCCTCGACGAGATCGGCGAACTCGGCCTCGACGTCCAGCCGAAACTCCTCCGCTTCCTCGAGTCGGGCGAGATCCAGCCGATCGGCGATGCCCGACCGCAGCACGTGGATGTTCGCGTGATCGCCTCCACCAACCGCGACCTCTCGCAGCTCGTCGCGTCGGGCGGCTTCAGGGAGGATCTCTTCTACCGCCTCAACGTCATGACCTTCCACATCCCGCCGCTCCGCGAGCGCCGCGAGGAAATCCCCCAGCTCGCCGAGCACTTCCTCCGTCAGGCGGCCGCCGACTTCGGCAAGGGCAGCCTCCGCCTCGCCCAGGAGACGGTCGAGTGCCTCCTCCTCTACTCCTGGCCCGGCAACGTGCGCCAGGTCGCCAACGAGATGCGCCGCCTCGCCGCGCTCGCCGACCCCGACACGCTGCTCCTGCCCGAACACCTCGACCCGGCCATCACCGCCGGCCCGCGCCCGGTCGTCGCCGCCGCGAAACGCGCGCTCACCCCGGCCGAACTCGTCGTCCGCCTCGACCAGCCCCATGCGGCGGTCATCGACCTCGTCGAGCGCGCCCACATCACCCACGCGCTCTCCGCCTCCGGCAACCGGATCGACGATGCCGCGAAGATGCTGGGCCTGTCGCGCAAGGGCCTCTACCTCAAACGCGAGAGGCTGGGCCTGCTGGAAGCCAGTCGAGCCGAACCCGACGCACGCTGA
- a CDS encoding AAA family ATPase, whose product MPVRRRSPEGGVEAAPLDQGELHMPDAAAPETQTPHTAILVVGDWFIDETWTLSPLNLHHSSQPGEHHYEVRHDRPLVRQTSPCGASIVYRALRNVPGHTCFGVGAWNPADEEVFPCALCPAERSYSRLSHLNLRGLAPAPGRGRGLCSQQDATTDDCEWTFGDTLANLASSDTVPTNRIIRCESDSDTDPGRVLYRIDWESDLSQSGKFGYGSLTEKTKGKTIAAVVIVDHGKGVMRKETIRAILELDGAPKARWFIRSKMEDPAWMKALPQDLDLELVVIDFKLADHLKPGREWWHGPNLGRAGLELLGELTRTFWYREDSPEGPAANPTTAGPQACLPAPKHAVVLCDDNKLFALELVGDGNPSAHMRRRRAQGRAKHRCHLVDLDRAKQRANTGRTSVLFASLVAQRLQSGPDAFGLQCQRALAVAYEWTEASSGSGRRPHGMILSNVSLPGNHPLPAPPPPKNYDDLWRAWIASSSGIGTVRNNKLQLWRAEGSLKKYICVGSPKRTAINRLVWSVGTFKRDPDPARPLSCLVTGAPGWGKTFLAKCLADRFGMEFVEFSMAQMASSEEVIDCLTAIAAILSRTERRTLVFVDEINAPIQGFDAIPLFLGPLWDGHFMKDGHSHRLKRCAWVFASTSSLKDMVGGDKPTTKGSDFVSRLNGPILDLTELSGGPSRDAIAEELGKADFGEDLAAYRLIGRPGILERLEKADAPLRTEQVYSMLSLLDRPDRPIRTIQRAVLQLFHDMVPVNGFRSMEILAARFEEVRGDCILVSNVPRFEESAELRRHVLVPLEWLDPEERRKKGEKRRFVVIERTPHP is encoded by the coding sequence ATGCCGGTCCGTCGACGTTCCCCCGAGGGGGGCGTCGAGGCCGCACCCCTCGACCAGGGAGAACTGCACATGCCGGACGCGGCCGCACCGGAAACCCAGACGCCGCATACCGCCATCCTGGTGGTCGGCGATTGGTTCATCGACGAGACCTGGACGCTCAGCCCGCTGAACCTCCACCACAGCTCGCAGCCGGGCGAGCACCACTACGAGGTCCGTCACGACCGGCCCCTGGTGCGCCAGACGTCGCCCTGCGGAGCGTCGATCGTCTACAGAGCGCTCAGAAACGTGCCAGGCCACACATGCTTTGGCGTCGGCGCGTGGAACCCCGCCGACGAGGAGGTATTTCCGTGCGCGCTCTGCCCCGCGGAGCGGTCCTACTCACGACTATCGCACCTGAACCTCCGCGGCCTCGCTCCGGCGCCGGGGCGAGGCCGCGGGCTGTGCTCCCAGCAAGACGCGACGACGGATGACTGCGAGTGGACGTTCGGGGATACGCTCGCCAACCTGGCGTCGAGTGACACCGTCCCGACCAACCGGATCATCCGGTGCGAGTCCGATTCGGATACCGACCCGGGCCGGGTGCTCTATCGAATCGACTGGGAAAGCGATCTGTCGCAGTCGGGCAAATTCGGCTACGGGAGTCTGACGGAGAAGACGAAGGGGAAGACGATCGCGGCCGTCGTGATCGTGGACCACGGCAAGGGCGTCATGCGGAAGGAGACCATTCGCGCGATCCTCGAGCTCGACGGCGCACCGAAGGCGCGCTGGTTCATCCGGAGCAAGATGGAAGACCCAGCCTGGATGAAGGCCTTGCCGCAGGATCTGGACCTGGAACTCGTCGTGATCGATTTCAAGCTGGCCGACCACTTGAAGCCCGGCCGGGAATGGTGGCACGGCCCGAATCTCGGCCGGGCGGGCCTGGAACTCCTGGGTGAGCTCACTCGGACCTTCTGGTACAGGGAGGATTCCCCGGAGGGTCCCGCGGCCAACCCGACAACTGCTGGACCACAGGCATGCCTTCCCGCCCCGAAGCACGCGGTCGTGCTCTGCGACGACAACAAGCTGTTTGCCCTGGAGCTTGTTGGCGACGGAAACCCTTCTGCTCACATGCGGCGCCGACGGGCGCAAGGACGCGCGAAGCACCGCTGTCACCTGGTGGATTTGGACCGGGCGAAGCAGCGAGCCAACACCGGCAGGACGTCGGTCCTGTTTGCCAGCCTCGTGGCGCAGCGGCTCCAGTCGGGTCCCGACGCGTTTGGCCTGCAGTGTCAGCGGGCGCTCGCGGTAGCCTACGAATGGACCGAGGCGTCCAGTGGCAGCGGCCGCAGGCCGCACGGCATGATTCTGTCCAACGTCTCGCTTCCGGGGAACCACCCACTCCCTGCGCCGCCGCCTCCCAAGAATTACGACGACCTGTGGCGGGCCTGGATTGCCTCCTCGTCGGGGATCGGTACCGTCCGCAATAATAAGCTCCAGCTCTGGCGCGCGGAAGGGAGCCTCAAGAAGTACATCTGCGTCGGCAGCCCCAAGCGCACGGCGATCAACAGGCTGGTCTGGTCCGTGGGCACGTTCAAGCGCGACCCGGATCCGGCCCGGCCGTTGAGCTGTCTGGTGACCGGCGCTCCCGGCTGGGGCAAGACGTTCCTCGCCAAGTGCCTGGCCGATCGTTTCGGCATGGAGTTCGTCGAGTTCTCGATGGCCCAGATGGCGAGCAGCGAAGAGGTGATCGACTGCCTGACGGCGATCGCAGCCATCCTGAGCCGAACGGAGAGGCGGACGCTGGTATTCGTCGACGAAATCAACGCGCCCATCCAGGGATTCGACGCCATACCGCTGTTTCTCGGTCCCCTCTGGGACGGCCACTTCATGAAGGACGGGCACTCACATCGCCTCAAGCGCTGCGCCTGGGTCTTTGCCTCCACCAGCAGCCTGAAGGACATGGTGGGCGGGGACAAGCCGACGACGAAGGGCTCCGACTTCGTATCCCGGCTGAACGGCCCGATTCTCGATCTCACGGAGCTCTCCGGCGGGCCTTCGCGTGACGCGATCGCGGAGGAGCTCGGCAAGGCCGATTTCGGCGAGGACCTTGCCGCGTACAGACTGATCGGCAGGCCGGGGATTCTGGAGCGGCTCGAGAAGGCGGACGCGCCGCTCAGGACCGAGCAGGTGTATTCGATGCTCTCCCTGCTCGACCGGCCGGACCGGCCGATCCGCACGATTCAGCGGGCCGTCCTCCAGCTGTTCCACGACATGGTGCCGGTGAACGGGTTCCGCAGCATGGAGATCCTGGCGGCCCGTTTCGAGGAAGTGCGCGGCGATTGCATCCTCGTCTCGAACGTCCCGCGGTTCGAGGAATCTGCGGAGCTCAGGCGCCACGTGCTCGTTCCGCTCGAGTGGCTGGATCCGGAGGAGCGACGGAAGAAGGGCGAGAAGCGCCGTTTCGTCGTCATCGAGCGCACGCCGCACCCTTGA
- a CDS encoding ATP-binding protein, producing MAAGDTPELFVVSHVGRDLLQSAAFFRSEALVIWEYVSNGLQYVDPGKIPEVRVQLEDRRRTIRVLDNGRGMDWLGLQHFFVMHGENQDRRQGRPGRGMFGTGKSAAFGIGETLRVRTVRCGRRSEVVLRRCDVETMASGDPIPVQTVEKEVETGEPNGTEVIVEGLRLSRLDQAKVVRYVEQHLARWRDRGARVFVNNRACEVIEPEVNSEHSFRPEPAVAGLLGDVELRVRVARAPLEEESRGVAVYSNGNWHENTLAGAEGKECAQYIFGEIDVPRLESDSALPPAFDMSRSMHLNPENRVVRALYSFIGPCIEGVRRQLVRADRDRQATEEAKRLARQADEIADLLNEDFREFRRQVAAARGRSSPAPGPDGAAPGGADEFLTPGELTFGTEVSIEGSPGVDRGRGGQGGSPRTLGSVLERDPAGSLRGDPAVRTRGRGTGGGIRVRFDAVGKSERRAKYVEAERTIVVNLDHPQIAAAKGSGTAEQTSFRHLAIEVALTEYAVALAQLLAASDELVEPSEALFHVRDTIDRLSRRAVVSFRDAILPVM from the coding sequence ATGGCTGCAGGGGATACGCCGGAGCTGTTTGTCGTCAGCCACGTCGGCCGCGATCTTCTCCAGAGCGCGGCGTTCTTTCGGAGCGAAGCGCTGGTCATCTGGGAGTACGTATCCAACGGCTTGCAGTACGTGGATCCCGGGAAGATCCCCGAGGTGAGGGTGCAACTCGAGGACCGACGAAGGACGATCCGTGTCTTAGATAACGGGCGGGGTATGGATTGGCTGGGTCTTCAGCACTTCTTCGTGATGCACGGTGAGAACCAGGACCGTCGGCAGGGCCGACCAGGCCGCGGAATGTTCGGAACGGGCAAGTCGGCGGCGTTTGGCATTGGCGAGACGCTGAGGGTGAGAACCGTAAGATGCGGCCGACGATCGGAGGTCGTGCTCCGACGCTGCGACGTCGAGACGATGGCCTCCGGGGATCCAATCCCGGTGCAGACGGTCGAAAAGGAAGTGGAGACCGGCGAGCCCAACGGCACGGAAGTAATCGTGGAAGGCCTTCGCCTAAGCCGCCTCGACCAGGCGAAGGTGGTCCGATACGTAGAACAACACCTCGCGCGCTGGCGGGACCGCGGGGCGCGGGTGTTCGTGAACAATCGGGCATGCGAGGTGATCGAGCCGGAGGTAAATTCGGAACACTCTTTCCGTCCCGAGCCCGCGGTTGCAGGACTGCTGGGCGATGTCGAGCTTCGAGTGCGGGTTGCACGGGCCCCGTTGGAGGAGGAATCGCGCGGCGTTGCCGTGTACTCGAACGGGAACTGGCACGAGAACACGCTCGCCGGAGCCGAAGGGAAAGAGTGCGCACAGTACATCTTCGGTGAGATCGACGTTCCGCGACTCGAGTCCGACTCGGCGCTTCCGCCAGCGTTCGACATGAGTCGGTCCATGCATTTGAACCCGGAGAATCGCGTCGTCCGCGCTCTGTACTCCTTCATTGGCCCCTGTATCGAGGGCGTTCGACGGCAGCTCGTGCGAGCGGACAGGGACCGACAAGCTACCGAAGAAGCAAAGAGACTGGCCCGGCAAGCTGACGAGATCGCGGACCTCCTCAATGAAGACTTCCGGGAGTTCCGGCGTCAGGTGGCAGCCGCCCGCGGCCGCTCCTCACCGGCGCCGGGACCGGACGGTGCCGCGCCCGGTGGTGCAGATGAGTTCCTGACACCCGGAGAATTGACATTTGGCACAGAGGTCAGCATCGAGGGCTCTCCCGGCGTTGACCGCGGACGTGGTGGACAGGGCGGATCGCCCCGTACCCTAGGCTCGGTCTTGGAGCGCGACCCTGCCGGAAGCCTCAGGGGGGATCCGGCCGTGCGGACCCGCGGGAGAGGGACGGGCGGAGGAATCAGAGTCAGGTTCGACGCGGTGGGCAAGAGCGAGCGGCGGGCGAAGTACGTCGAGGCGGAGCGGACTATCGTCGTGAACCTGGACCATCCTCAGATCGCTGCGGCCAAAGGCAGCGGGACGGCCGAACAGACTTCCTTTCGGCATCTGGCGATCGAAGTCGCGCTGACGGAATACGCCGTGGCGTTGGCCCAGTTATTAGCGGCGAGTGACGAACTTGTCGAGCCTAGCGAGGCGCTATTCCACGTCAGAGACACAATCGACCGGCTAAGCCGAAGGGCGGTTGTCTCGTTCAGGGACGCGATTCTCCCCGTCATGTAG